A single region of the Saprospiraceae bacterium genome encodes:
- a CDS encoding two-component regulator propeller domain-containing protein yields MNQVSYSLKLVFWCFLCSIGPQIVGYGNDYFPSYRFKSITVNDNLSHSDVNCIMQDSLGYIWIGTNNGLNRFDGYHITTFKYDLEDTISIPGNRVKQMVMDRTGQIWVALENKGLFRFYPKEMIFREVALPFPTTNFVEMLVDDFGDIWLNKNDFGLCRLLLEKTGEVKTMVTYPAHEIKAEGEGFDIRILRHGELGLFFVTSDNDIWHFDKGNNSFEKILPASQLSLAKTERINCLFIEGDQIWVGTNNGIVNIRSVHFKNNDFSYQQITRLNNNISPQNITHIFRDRFEKLWLGTTLGLFMVHPTLSPNGLKSAFSWQKMTFSRNDITSDRITYLFEDRFGVLWVGSTGGVNYTNLRQKAFVHLLLDENVAEVVTKHIVYAVHKAKDGKIWIGTRTGLNIYDPEQETMEYYKSGPEPGALKGRDIAFIYEDSKGDIWLGIKDAGLSRARMANGQLTFERWPITGSQGNELVYNPMLMAEDREGRLWITTYREGIFILDENREKFANLRHDPRNANSLSTNNLTAVYCDPSDGTIWISSRDGGLNRVRWDKTGDWQFKSFRYDSKDPSSISSDHTWQIYRAQNNQLWVATLGGGLNKVIEEANGEISFVRYTIKDGLIDNDIESLAEDEAGNLWLAGVGLSKFNPTTGRLQHFDYQDGLQSNSFKIGAVFKDEQGVLYFGGINGINYFDPKAIVADDIVPAIYITGLRVNSSEIKIGQVVNGRVLLEQSLFNLPPIRLQADENDFSLDFVGLQFASSLKNQYQYKLEGLNDYWVSTKFPNLRANYSNIPPGDYTFKVRASNGDGVWNEMETALSIHIASPWYATPLAFGFYAIAVAFALFLFQKNTEKQLRLKNELILAEKEKELHQSKLNFFTNISHELRSPLTLIKGPLEELLFHPKVRKETKAKLRVMQNSATRLLNLMNQLLDFRKMETGNMRLQAAKGNFVKFTHELFLIFSQSASEKNIQYHFESPLPDIQLAYDRDKMETVLMNLLSNAYKFTPEHGRIAVHLHIHGDEKKAAVYGPHDKQLKENYLLLSFSDSGMGMDEKEVEKVFNPYYQVKKNNTLHLTGTGIGLSLVKGVMDLHKGEISVSSEPTKGTTFSLKLPFGIEHLSAEELIPDFKNSEYIGHYIETDDNQNSAVDRDNVKYLTTIDERIKKYRVMIVEDNGALRNYLRQVLETDFMVEEAVNGQEALEMIMDAPPDLVVSDVMMPVMDGIRLCKCIKENELTAHLPVILLTARTSKVYELEGMDMGAESYITKPFNAQLLKAKMMTILKNREHLREYYRKQLFFEPIKESQLSPDEKLVHQAIQIIEANLEDADFNVQKLAEMLFQSQSSLYRKVKTVTDKSLVEFVRDVRLRKAAQLIQQGELSITEIAYQVGFSSIKYFRQCFKKQYDMTPSAYSEETKRALQPVAQSRPNS; encoded by the coding sequence ATGAATCAAGTGTCTTATTCGCTTAAACTTGTTTTTTGGTGTTTTTTGTGTAGTATAGGTCCACAAATCGTTGGCTATGGTAATGATTATTTCCCCAGCTACCGTTTCAAGTCAATTACTGTTAACGATAACCTTTCTCATAGTGATGTCAATTGCATCATGCAAGATTCATTAGGGTATATTTGGATTGGTACCAATAATGGGCTGAATCGATTTGATGGATACCATATCACTACTTTTAAATACGACCTTGAAGATACGATTTCTATACCAGGAAACCGGGTGAAACAGATGGTGATGGATCGGACCGGACAAATATGGGTAGCATTGGAAAACAAAGGACTCTTTCGCTTTTATCCTAAAGAGATGATCTTTCGAGAAGTGGCACTCCCTTTTCCCACCACCAATTTCGTAGAAATGTTAGTAGATGATTTTGGTGATATCTGGCTGAATAAGAATGACTTTGGTCTTTGTCGCTTATTGTTGGAAAAAACAGGGGAAGTGAAGACGATGGTCACCTATCCTGCACATGAAATCAAGGCAGAAGGGGAGGGTTTTGATATCAGAATACTCCGCCATGGCGAGCTAGGCCTTTTTTTTGTTACCAGTGATAATGATATTTGGCATTTTGATAAAGGCAATAATTCTTTTGAGAAGATATTGCCTGCCAGTCAACTGTCTCTGGCTAAAACTGAGCGCATAAATTGCCTTTTTATTGAGGGAGATCAAATTTGGGTTGGGACCAATAACGGCATCGTAAATATCCGATCGGTACATTTTAAAAACAATGATTTTAGCTATCAACAGATCACCCGATTAAATAACAATATTTCGCCCCAGAACATTACCCATATTTTTCGCGATCGTTTTGAGAAGTTATGGCTGGGGACGACCCTTGGCCTTTTCATGGTTCACCCTACCTTGTCCCCAAATGGGCTAAAGTCGGCCTTTTCCTGGCAAAAAATGACATTTTCCAGGAATGATATTACGAGCGACCGGATAACCTATTTATTTGAAGACCGTTTTGGGGTCTTATGGGTTGGATCTACTGGTGGAGTGAATTATACCAACCTTAGACAGAAAGCATTTGTACACCTTTTGTTAGATGAAAATGTGGCAGAGGTGGTGACAAAACATATTGTTTACGCCGTTCATAAAGCGAAAGACGGGAAAATCTGGATTGGTACGCGTACGGGATTGAATATTTACGACCCCGAGCAAGAGACCATGGAATACTACAAAAGTGGCCCTGAACCAGGTGCTTTGAAAGGCCGCGATATTGCTTTTATTTATGAGGATAGCAAAGGTGATATTTGGTTGGGCATAAAGGATGCCGGCTTGAGTCGGGCACGAATGGCCAATGGCCAGTTAACCTTTGAACGATGGCCTATTACAGGTTCTCAAGGTAACGAATTAGTGTATAATCCGATGCTAATGGCAGAGGACCGAGAAGGGCGTTTGTGGATAACAACCTACCGTGAGGGTATTTTTATTTTAGATGAAAACAGAGAAAAGTTTGCCAATTTGCGACATGACCCTCGCAATGCCAATTCGTTATCCACAAACAACCTGACGGCTGTCTATTGCGACCCCTCCGACGGAACCATTTGGATCTCGTCAAGAGATGGTGGCTTGAATAGGGTCCGTTGGGATAAGACAGGGGATTGGCAGTTTAAAAGTTTTAGGTATGATAGTAAAGATCCTTCAAGCATTAGCAGTGACCATACCTGGCAGATTTATAGAGCTCAAAATAATCAACTTTGGGTGGCTACCCTTGGGGGCGGGCTCAATAAAGTGATAGAGGAGGCTAATGGCGAAATTTCTTTTGTTCGATACACCATAAAAGACGGTTTAATTGATAACGACATTGAAAGTTTAGCGGAGGATGAAGCAGGAAATCTTTGGCTAGCAGGTGTTGGTTTATCAAAATTTAATCCAACTACAGGCCGCTTGCAACATTTCGATTACCAAGATGGCTTGCAAAGTAATTCATTTAAGATAGGGGCCGTATTTAAGGACGAGCAGGGGGTTTTGTATTTTGGGGGCATCAATGGCATCAACTATTTTGATCCCAAAGCAATTGTGGCTGACGACATTGTGCCAGCCATTTACATTACTGGATTAAGGGTCAACAGTAGCGAAATCAAGATTGGGCAGGTCGTCAATGGACGTGTTTTATTGGAACAATCCCTATTTAATTTGCCTCCGATCCGATTACAAGCAGACGAGAATGATTTTTCACTTGATTTTGTAGGCCTTCAATTTGCTTCTTCTTTAAAAAACCAGTACCAGTATAAATTAGAGGGACTTAATGATTATTGGGTTAGCACGAAATTCCCCAATTTGAGAGCCAATTATTCCAATATTCCTCCAGGGGATTACACGTTTAAGGTTAGGGCCTCCAATGGTGATGGGGTATGGAATGAAATGGAAACTGCCTTGTCTATACATATTGCTAGCCCGTGGTATGCAACTCCATTAGCTTTTGGTTTTTATGCTATCGCAGTAGCCTTCGCTTTGTTTTTATTTCAAAAAAACACCGAAAAGCAGCTACGGTTAAAAAATGAACTCATTTTAGCAGAGAAAGAGAAAGAGCTCCATCAGTCTAAGCTCAATTTTTTTACCAATATCTCTCATGAGTTAAGAAGTCCATTGACCCTTATTAAAGGCCCTTTAGAGGAATTGCTTTTTCATCCCAAAGTAAGGAAAGAAACCAAAGCGAAACTTCGGGTTATGCAAAATAGCGCCACTCGGCTATTGAACTTAATGAACCAGTTGTTGGATTTTCGGAAAATGGAGACGGGTAATATGCGATTGCAGGCTGCAAAGGGTAATTTTGTCAAGTTTACCCATGAATTATTCCTCATTTTCAGTCAAAGTGCTAGTGAAAAAAACATTCAATACCATTTTGAAAGCCCCTTGCCTGATATTCAATTGGCTTATGACAGGGATAAAATGGAAACCGTATTAATGAATTTGTTGTCGAATGCCTACAAATTTACGCCAGAGCATGGTCGCATTGCTGTGCATCTGCACATCCATGGTGATGAAAAAAAGGCAGCTGTGTATGGTCCCCATGATAAGCAACTGAAGGAGAATTACTTGCTGTTGTCCTTTAGCGATAGTGGGATGGGAATGGATGAAAAAGAAGTGGAAAAAGTGTTTAATCCCTATTATCAGGTGAAAAAAAACAATACGCTTCATTTAACGGGTACAGGGATTGGTTTATCCTTGGTAAAAGGCGTGATGGACCTTCACAAAGGCGAGATTTCAGTAAGTAGTGAACCCACTAAAGGGACCACATTTTCCTTGAAATTACCATTTGGTATCGAACACCTTTCAGCAGAAGAGCTGATTCCTGATTTTAAAAATAGCGAATACATCGGCCACTATATAGAGACCGACGATAACCAAAATAGCGCCGTGGATCGTGATAATGTTAAATACCTGACGACCATAGATGAACGGATCAAAAAGTACAGGGTAATGATCGTAGAGGACAATGGGGCACTCCGCAATTACCTAAGACAAGTACTAGAGACCGATTTTATGGTGGAGGAAGCCGTTAATGGCCAGGAAGCTTTGGAAATGATTATGGATGCGCCACCAGATTTGGTCGTCAGTGATGTCATGATGCCCGTAATGGATGGGATTCGACTTTGTAAATGCATAAAAGAGAATGAATTAACAGCACATCTCCCCGTTATTTTACTGACAGCAAGAACATCCAAGGTGTATGAATTAGAAGGAATGGACATGGGGGCGGAAAGTTATATCACCAAACCTTTTAATGCGCAGCTATTGAAAGCTAAAATGATGACCATTCTTAAGAATCGAGAACACCTTCGGGAATATTACCGAAAACAGTTGTTTTTCGAACCCATTAAAGAAAGCCAGTTAAGTCCAGATGAAAAATTGGTGCACCAAGCCATTCAGATTATTGAGGCTAACCTGGAAGATGCAGACTTTAATGTGCAGAAGTTAGCAGAAATGCTTTTTCAAAGCCAATCAAGTTTGTATCGCAAAGTAAAAACGGTGACCGATAAATCATTGGTGGAGTTTGTGCGAGATGTGCGCCTTCGCAAAGCAGCCCAACTTATCCAACAGGGCGAATTATCGATTACGGAGATCGCTTACCAGGTTGGATTTAGTAGTATTAAATATTTTCGGCAGTGTTTCAAAAAACAATATGATATGACTCCTTCGGCATATAGCGAAGAAACCAAGCGGGCGCTACAGCCGGTCGCCCAATCCCGCCCTAATAGCTAA
- a CDS encoding TonB-dependent receptor, with the protein MEKKIYKISLLLFSCLMTFGALSAQSIQIAGKVTGAADGAPLIGVSILELGTSNGTVTDIDGNYSITAKAKGKLVFSYIGFSAQEVAINNRTAINIELSDDATQLDEVVVVGYGTQKKESLTGAVASISAKDLTTVPAANVSELLAGRAPGLLTLQSSGVPGNDATTLSIRGFGDPLVLVDGIQMSLNRLDPNEIESISVLKDAAAAIYGARAGNGVILVTTKRGSNGKPTIAYHGNVSVQQPTVIPQFVNSGQFAELLREGELNYQLEPTYTEEDIQKYRDGNDPNYVNQDWYDALFVNWAPMQTHSLSVRGGSDNVKYYVSAGYLDQESMFTTKDWSFQRYNTRSNIDAQITPKLSLALDLSYRREQRNEPTTNISDTWNSLQTAQPVWSASLPDPTIGGAYSGFSQRSPIAETDTDLSGFRDDRREYITGRLSLGYDVFKGLKASAALNYFTNNTYRKTLNIPFDVFSYDNNTGDYTYQGTNGTNTLNEQFTKYQQLYPLISLEYDETFGKHNVKALALAEFIDTEDLLITADRRDLLSTDIPYLFAGSPDNIQNNGNATETGRASYVGRVNYSYLGKYLLEGTFRYDASHKFPKNSRWGFFPSVSAGWWISEEPFMKGLDFLDKMKVRASYSRAGDDGVAAFRYLTGYEIREGAQATYLLDGQLGRIITSTGLPNPDITWLDMTIKNVGLEMGFINGKLGFELDYFHRLTEGIFGTPTEAYPSTFGATLPQLNINSTSDRGFDLIVSHQNSVGKFNYSVAFNYGLSRRKYENWSEDPFDDPDEKRIFQRTGNWVNRWIGYVSDGLFMTQEEIDAHGVDQDQNGNSSLRVGDIRYKDLNGDGVIDFRDQDVIGDGTFPMVSYGMTLSASYGGFRLSALFQGASRFNQNIGGSRRAPFSNWSTPIQYQYDYRWQPDPNNPGININPNAQLPPIDGSGQGSTQNNSRTSDFWLQDNTYLRMKNINLSYTLPKGLVQKANIQNASFYVAGTNLLTWSRLGIYKDAWDPEKNGIGYPPVKTVTLGLNLTL; encoded by the coding sequence ATGGAAAAAAAAATCTACAAGATTTCGCTTTTGCTTTTTTCCTGCCTAATGACATTTGGAGCCCTCTCGGCCCAAAGCATTCAGATTGCAGGAAAGGTCACAGGCGCCGCTGACGGCGCACCGCTGATCGGAGTAAGCATCCTTGAACTGGGAACTTCAAATGGTACGGTGACAGATATTGATGGAAACTATTCGATAACGGCTAAAGCAAAGGGAAAACTGGTGTTTTCATACATCGGCTTTTCTGCACAAGAGGTAGCTATTAATAACCGAACTGCTATCAATATTGAACTCTCAGACGATGCCACTCAATTAGATGAAGTCGTCGTCGTTGGGTATGGTACCCAAAAAAAGGAAAGCCTTACCGGAGCCGTCGCCTCCATAAGCGCTAAAGACCTAACGACCGTCCCTGCCGCGAATGTCTCCGAACTACTGGCCGGCCGTGCACCAGGGCTTTTAACTTTGCAATCCTCTGGTGTGCCCGGTAATGATGCAACGACCTTAAGTATCCGTGGCTTTGGCGATCCATTGGTACTCGTAGATGGCATCCAAATGTCCTTAAACCGCCTCGATCCGAATGAAATTGAGTCAATTAGTGTGCTGAAAGACGCGGCGGCGGCCATTTATGGTGCTCGGGCAGGTAATGGAGTGATATTGGTCACAACTAAACGCGGGAGTAATGGTAAGCCTACGATTGCCTACCACGGCAATGTCAGTGTACAGCAACCTACGGTTATTCCGCAATTTGTTAATTCCGGTCAATTTGCAGAACTCTTGCGAGAAGGGGAACTGAATTACCAGTTGGAACCTACTTATACAGAAGAAGATATTCAGAAATACCGGGATGGGAATGATCCAAATTATGTTAACCAAGATTGGTATGATGCCCTCTTTGTGAATTGGGCACCTATGCAAACCCACAGCTTAAGTGTAAGAGGCGGATCGGATAATGTCAAATATTACGTTTCAGCTGGCTATCTGGACCAAGAAAGTATGTTTACGACCAAGGATTGGAGCTTTCAGCGCTATAATACCCGGTCAAACATTGATGCACAGATCACACCAAAACTTTCTTTGGCCCTGGATTTGTCTTATCGGAGAGAACAACGCAATGAGCCTACAACAAATATCAGTGACACCTGGAATAGTCTACAGACCGCTCAACCTGTTTGGTCGGCCTCCTTACCTGATCCTACTATCGGCGGAGCCTATTCAGGGTTTAGCCAACGGAGCCCCATTGCAGAAACGGATACGGACCTGTCGGGCTTTAGAGATGATCGCAGGGAATACATCACTGGCCGTCTTAGCCTGGGCTACGATGTTTTTAAAGGATTGAAGGCTTCAGCAGCCCTGAATTATTTTACCAATAACACTTATCGCAAAACCCTGAATATCCCTTTTGATGTCTTTAGTTATGACAACAATACAGGAGACTATACCTATCAGGGAACGAATGGTACCAATACGCTAAATGAGCAATTTACAAAGTACCAGCAACTGTATCCATTAATCTCTTTGGAATACGACGAAACCTTTGGCAAACACAATGTGAAAGCCCTGGCTTTAGCTGAGTTTATCGACACGGAGGACCTTTTAATAACAGCTGATCGAAGGGATCTTTTATCAACGGATATTCCCTATTTATTCGCAGGCTCTCCAGATAATATCCAAAATAATGGCAATGCCACCGAAACAGGCCGTGCCAGTTATGTTGGTCGTGTGAATTACAGCTACTTGGGTAAATACTTGTTAGAAGGGACTTTTCGTTATGATGCCAGTCATAAATTTCCTAAAAATAGCCGTTGGGGTTTCTTCCCCAGTGTGTCTGCTGGATGGTGGATTTCAGAAGAACCCTTTATGAAAGGGCTTGATTTTTTGGATAAGATGAAAGTTAGAGCTTCTTATAGTCGCGCTGGAGATGATGGCGTCGCTGCTTTCCGCTACCTTACAGGGTATGAAATACGAGAGGGGGCCCAAGCTACTTATTTATTAGACGGCCAGCTTGGTCGGATCATTACCTCTACTGGCTTGCCCAATCCCGACATAACCTGGCTGGATATGACCATAAAGAATGTTGGTCTGGAAATGGGTTTTATAAATGGCAAGCTGGGTTTTGAATTGGATTATTTTCATCGCCTAACAGAGGGGATATTTGGTACTCCAACAGAGGCCTATCCTTCTACTTTTGGCGCTACTTTACCACAATTGAACATCAATTCTACGAGTGACCGCGGTTTTGACTTGATTGTGTCTCATCAGAATAGCGTTGGTAAATTTAATTATAGCGTAGCCTTCAATTATGGCCTTTCGCGAAGAAAATATGAAAATTGGTCAGAGGACCCATTTGATGATCCTGATGAAAAACGAATTTTCCAAAGAACGGGCAACTGGGTCAACCGATGGATTGGCTACGTTTCGGATGGCTTATTCATGACCCAGGAAGAAATTGATGCACATGGCGTTGACCAGGACCAAAATGGCAATAGCAGCCTTCGGGTCGGCGATATTCGTTACAAAGACCTGAATGGAGATGGAGTCATTGATTTCCGCGATCAGGACGTTATTGGAGATGGTACTTTCCCTATGGTATCCTATGGCATGACGCTTTCGGCTAGTTATGGTGGCTTTAGGTTGAGCGCTTTATTTCAAGGTGCCTCTCGCTTTAATCAAAACATCGGTGGTTCCAGAAGGGCTCCTTTCTCCAACTGGTCAACACCTATTCAATACCAGTATGATTACCGCTGGCAACCAGATCCGAACAATCCTGGTATCAACATTAACCCTAATGCGCAATTGCCTCCTATTGATGGCTCCGGCCAGGGGTCTACACAAAACAATAGCCGTACTTCTGACTTCTGGTTGCAAGACAATACTTACTTGCGAATGAAAAACATCAACCTGAGCTATACTTTGCCAAAAGGCCTGGTGCAAAAGGCAAATATTCAGAATGCTAGTTTTTACGTAGCTGGAACGAACCTTCTGACCTGGAGCAGATTAGGGATTTATAAAGATGCCTGGGATCCAGAAAAAAATGGAATAGGTTATCCTCCAGTGAAAACTGTTACGTTAGGATTGAATTTGACTTTATAA
- a CDS encoding RagB/SusD family nutrient uptake outer membrane protein, translating into MKHTKLLLYLGLFLTLMGCQDVLDKQPLDIISDAVVWQDENLAQAYLNDLYYRTDFVNLVTDRGFNQGMIASMGAEARVYGAWQSPYIASTQIITETGPTSNDVEYWKYSAIRDVNYFIAQMETVSTFNADFIAQKVAEARWLRAYMYFEMVKRYGGVPILTKAQSIDTPKEELFVSRNSEKEVYDFIIAEMDDLSKILPESYTDASRPTKWAAQALKSRAALYAASIAKYGQQQLNGLLGFPASDVQNYAQKAYDASKSIIEESAHELYENNADPTQNFQDLFIDESSANKEVIFAERFDFSQGLGHSLSNRAMPDGFAAGWGSNFNYYYDFVELFEFEDGSPGNSVSRSQLTAQEWGMDELFHNRDPRFKASIFYPESPWQGSIVLFHTSTFVNGVAKNTGLIDGVWPAKAPNRNTTKTGFHLRKRVDEGTVGPLGDQDDTDYYVFRLGEMYLNLAEAAFYLDKMAESLAAINRIRQRAGMPDKTEVTEAIIQNERQVELTFEDHRYWDLRRWRTAVEVLDNVRLQGLRYDYNWDTKKYKISFKNGDGVARVFQERNYYFPLGVDRLADNPNLVENPGY; encoded by the coding sequence ATGAAACATACAAAATTGCTATTATATCTAGGCTTATTTTTAACCCTGATGGGTTGTCAGGATGTGCTGGATAAACAGCCATTGGATATTATCTCAGATGCCGTGGTGTGGCAGGATGAAAACCTGGCGCAGGCTTATTTAAATGACCTTTATTACCGAACGGATTTTGTCAACCTGGTTACTGACCGAGGCTTTAATCAAGGGATGATCGCATCTATGGGCGCTGAAGCCAGGGTTTATGGTGCCTGGCAGTCACCTTATATTGCCTCTACGCAGATTATTACCGAAACCGGACCAACGAGTAATGATGTAGAATATTGGAAGTATTCAGCCATTCGGGATGTCAATTACTTTATAGCGCAAATGGAAACGGTTAGCACGTTTAACGCCGATTTTATTGCACAAAAGGTAGCGGAGGCAAGGTGGTTAAGGGCTTACATGTATTTTGAAATGGTAAAACGATATGGGGGAGTTCCTATCCTGACCAAAGCACAGTCCATCGACACGCCCAAAGAGGAGCTATTTGTATCCAGGAATTCGGAGAAAGAGGTTTATGATTTTATTATTGCTGAAATGGATGATTTATCCAAAATTCTGCCAGAGAGTTATACTGATGCAAGTCGTCCGACGAAGTGGGCAGCTCAAGCCCTAAAAAGTCGGGCAGCACTTTATGCTGCCAGTATTGCCAAATATGGACAACAGCAACTAAATGGTTTATTGGGGTTTCCGGCAAGTGATGTACAAAACTATGCCCAAAAAGCTTATGACGCTTCCAAGTCGATTATTGAGGAAAGCGCACATGAATTGTATGAAAACAATGCGGACCCTACACAAAACTTCCAAGACCTTTTTATTGATGAAAGTAGCGCGAATAAAGAAGTTATTTTTGCTGAGCGTTTTGACTTTTCCCAGGGACTAGGCCATTCCTTGAGTAATCGCGCCATGCCCGATGGCTTTGCCGCAGGCTGGGGATCAAATTTTAATTATTACTACGATTTTGTAGAACTATTCGAATTTGAGGATGGCAGCCCCGGCAATTCGGTTTCTCGATCTCAACTCACGGCCCAGGAATGGGGTATGGATGAATTATTTCATAACAGAGATCCTCGTTTTAAAGCTTCTATTTTTTATCCAGAATCGCCCTGGCAAGGTAGCATCGTGCTATTTCATACCTCGACATTTGTGAATGGCGTGGCCAAAAACACAGGTTTAATCGATGGCGTTTGGCCAGCTAAAGCCCCCAATCGTAATACGACCAAAACTGGCTTTCACTTAAGGAAACGGGTGGATGAAGGTACCGTGGGACCATTAGGTGATCAGGATGATACCGACTACTATGTCTTCCGTTTGGGTGAGATGTACCTCAACCTGGCTGAAGCAGCCTTCTATTTAGATAAAATGGCTGAATCCTTAGCTGCCATTAATCGAATTCGCCAACGTGCAGGCATGCCCGATAAAACGGAAGTAACCGAGGCGATCATCCAGAATGAACGCCAGGTGGAACTGACTTTTGAAGATCACCGATACTGGGATTTGAGAAGGTGGCGGACTGCGGTTGAGGTGCTGGACAATGTCCGTCTGCAAGGGTTGCGATATGATTACAACTGGGATACTAAGAAATATAAAATTAGCTTTAAAAATGGTGATGGTGTCGCTCGTGTTTTCCAAGAGCGGAATTACTATTTCCCGCTTGGGGTAGATCGACTGGCAGACAATCCAAACTTAGTTGAAAATCCAGGTTATTAA
- a CDS encoding sulfatase, with translation MSNRFILSMMNKNTLFFLTLLTITASLCFSFLIPKDSPIVSMADRPNIVWLVSEDNSKHYLKLYEEGGAAMPTIEKLAKEGIVFNHAFSNAAVCSVARSTLISGCYAPRVGTQYHRRTEFAPLPEGLDMFPAYLREAGYYTSNNSKEDYNFVKSEKAWDESSNKASYRKRKEGQPFFHVQNFGRTHEGQLHFTPEEMASQKTITAPQTVPLFPYHPDTPTFRYTNAKYRDLHMEVDAQIGEFIQQLEADGLMDDTIIFYYGDHGGVLPRGKGYIYESGLHVPLVVYVPKKWQHLSPASPGSRVDGFVQFIDMGPTVLNLAGVTVPKQMDGKAFLGQGVDLKSLNAQDVAFSYADRFDEKYDLVRAIRIGRYKYMRNFQPFNFDGLYNFYRYKMLAYQEWRSLYEEGKLNAAQKQFFEPRPAECLYDLEKDPHEMNNLAKDLAYASQLAQARKAMDRQLKAMPDLSFYPEPYFLEKGLQNPVQFGQDHKKDIAKLIDIANLSLKPFAKAKKAIEKALDSSNPWERYWGWIVCSSFGEQAAPFYPKARELSGIDPNILVRTRAVEFLGLTAQQNPVAVLKEVLKRAKNETEANLILNTIVLLKDTHPSYVFDLSNDLVNPDWMANPNDLVNRRMEYLKGK, from the coding sequence ATGAGTAACCGCTTTATCCTGTCTATGATGAATAAAAACACCCTTTTCTTTCTCACTTTGTTGACCATTACGGCCTCTTTATGTTTTAGCTTTTTAATTCCTAAAGATAGCCCTATTGTAAGCATGGCCGATCGGCCTAATATCGTCTGGCTCGTCTCAGAAGATAATTCCAAGCACTATCTAAAACTCTACGAAGAAGGCGGGGCCGCTATGCCAACGATCGAAAAATTAGCCAAAGAAGGCATTGTGTTCAACCATGCCTTTTCGAATGCGGCTGTTTGTTCTGTCGCCAGAAGCACCCTGATCTCCGGTTGTTATGCTCCTAGGGTAGGAACCCAGTACCATCGTCGTACCGAATTCGCACCCCTGCCGGAGGGTCTTGATATGTTTCCTGCCTACCTCAGGGAAGCTGGCTATTATACCAGTAATAACAGCAAAGAAGATTACAATTTTGTAAAATCGGAAAAAGCCTGGGATGAGTCTTCCAACAAGGCGAGCTACCGCAAAAGAAAGGAAGGCCAACCTTTTTTTCACGTTCAGAATTTCGGACGGACCCATGAGGGGCAACTCCACTTCACCCCGGAAGAAATGGCGAGCCAAAAGACTATCACAGCTCCTCAAACGGTTCCTTTATTTCCTTACCACCCCGATACCCCCACCTTCCGCTATACCAATGCCAAATACCGAGACTTGCACATGGAAGTGGATGCGCAAATAGGAGAATTTATCCAGCAGCTCGAAGCAGATGGTTTAATGGATGATACCATTATCTTTTATTATGGCGATCATGGTGGCGTATTACCTCGTGGCAAAGGGTATATTTATGAAAGCGGTTTACATGTTCCACTGGTCGTATACGTGCCGAAAAAATGGCAACATTTATCCCCCGCCTCACCCGGAAGCAGGGTAGATGGTTTTGTGCAATTTATTGATATGGGGCCTACGGTGCTCAACCTGGCTGGGGTGACAGTACCCAAACAAATGGATGGCAAGGCATTTCTTGGACAAGGCGTAGACCTAAAGTCACTCAATGCCCAGGACGTGGCTTTTAGTTATGCCGATCGCTTTGATGAAAAATATGACCTGGTACGTGCTATCCGCATAGGAAGGTATAAATACATGCGCAATTTTCAGCCGTTTAACTTTGACGGCTTGTATAATTTTTATCGCTATAAAATGTTGGCTTACCAGGAGTGGCGAAGCCTATATGAGGAAGGAAAATTAAACGCGGCACAAAAACAATTCTTTGAACCGCGTCCAGCCGAATGCCTTTACGATCTGGAAAAAGACCCACACGAAATGAATAACCTGGCGAAGGACCTCGCTTACGCTTCCCAGTTGGCCCAAGCCCGTAAAGCAATGGATCGGCAACTCAAGGCTATGCCCGATCTCAGCTTCTATCCCGAACCCTATTTCTTAGAAAAGGGGCTACAAAACCCTGTCCAATTTGGACAAGACCATAAAAAAGACATTGCCAAACTCATTGACATTGCCAACCTGAGCCTAAAGCCTTTTGCCAAAGCAAAAAAAGCTATCGAGAAAGCGCTGGACTCTTCTAATCCCTGGGAGCGCTACTGGGGCTGGATCGTATGTAGCTCCTTTGGTGAGCAGGCAGCACCCTTCTACCCCAAGGCCCGAGAGTTATCTGGCATCGATCCGAATATCCTGGTGCGGACCAGGGCTGTCGAGTTTCTTGGCCTGACAGCCCAGCAAAATCCGGTTGCTGTTTTAAAGGAAGTCCTTAAAAGAGCTAAAAATGAAACGGAAGCAAACCTCATCTTAAATACGATTGTCCTTTTGAAAGATACTCATCCATCCTATGTGTTTGACCTCAGTAACGACTTGGTTAACCCAGACTGGATGGCCAATCCTAATGATTTGGTCAATCGCCGTATGGAATACCTGAAAGGTAAATAA